The Sylvia atricapilla isolate bSylAtr1 chromosome 3, bSylAtr1.pri, whole genome shotgun sequence genome has a window encoding:
- the LOC136358528 gene encoding LOW QUALITY PROTEIN: solute carrier family 22 member 7-like (The sequence of the model RefSeq protein was modified relative to this genomic sequence to represent the inferred CDS: inserted 2 bases in 2 codons; deleted 1 base in 1 codon; substituted 1 base at 1 genomic stop codon), whose amino-acid sequence MKFDDLLLEIGGFGKFQILILAILCLPRINLPMHFLLHNFLAATPSHHCAIPHQEAFVNLTMEEVLLISIPRKPDGTFSSCEMFSQPQFHLLLDSSLQPENKSIIQHCQHGWVYDHSQFTSTISTQWDLVCERRGLNQATATFFFIGVTVGAVVFGYLSDRFGRKAMLQLSLLCSLALGMLSAASVSYTMLAVTRTLTGAALSGLSLIVLPLGMEWVDVQHRTFTGILSSIFWSVGNMLLALAAYLVREWHWLLVAVTGPCLLSIICVWWVPESARXLIAKGKVKQAHRHLLRCARMNGRKGIPVSPEALTRMATDKTIRGSYSYISLFRTPVLRRISLCSGVVWFGVAFSYYGMSMNLTGFGLSIYLSQFVFGAIEIPAKMVMYVLVNRVGRRQSQAWTLILTGLCIGANILIPTVFTSLRSVVAIMGKGXSEAAFTTVFLYTSELXPYRLRQNGMGYTSFMARLGGALAPLMFLLDEVWRSLPEVTYCGVAVCSGAVAFLLPETLHMRLPEAIEDIEKPQVKVPPEVSGPEGVPLQALPK is encoded by the exons ATGAAATTTGACGATCTCTTGCTGGAAATTGGGGGCTTTGGCAAATTCCAGATTTTGATTTTGGCTATCCTCTGCCTCCCAAGAATCAACCTCCCCATGCATTTCCTGCTGCACAATTTTCTTGCTGCTACCCCCTCTCATCACTGTGCAATTCCACACCAAGAGGCATTTGTGAATCTCACCATGGAGGAAGTTCTGCTCATCAGCATCCCTCGGAAGCCCGATGGCACTTTCAGCTCCTGTGAAATGTTCTCACAGCCTCAGTTTCACCTGCTGCTCGACTCCTCTCTGCAACCAGAAAACAAATCCAtcatccagcactgccagcatgGATGGGTCTATGACCACTCGCAGTTCACCTCCACCATCTCCACCCAG TGGGACCTCGTGTGCGAGCGCCGCGGGCTGAACCAGGCAACAGCAACCTTCTTCTTCATCGGCGTCACCGTGGGGGCCGTGGTGTTCGGGTACCTTTCCGACAG GTTCGGACGGAAGGCCATgctccagctgtccctgctctgctccctggcctTGGGCATGCTGAGCGCCGCCTCCGTGTCCTACACCATGCTGGCCGTCACTCGGACCCTCACCGGGGCGGCCCTGAGCGGCCTCTCCCTGATCGTCCTGCCTTTGG GGATGGAGTGGGTGGATGTCCAGCACCGCACCTTCACTGGGATCCTGAGCAGCATCTTCTGGAGTGTTGGGAacatgctgctggccctggcagccTACCTGGTGCGGGAGTGGCACTGGCTGCTGGTGGCCGTGACAGGACCGTGTCTCCTCAGCATCATCTGCGTGTG GTGGGTCCCAGAGTCTGCCC GGCTTATAGCCAAGGGCAAAGTGAAGCAAGCCCACAGGCACCTGCTCAGGTGTGCAAGAATGAATGGGAGGAAAGGCATTCCTGTCTCACCAGAG GCCCTCACAAGGATGGCCACAGACAAAACCATCAGAGGGAGTTACTCCTACATCAGCTTGTTCAGGACCCCAGTCCTGAGGAGGATCTCTCTGTGTTCTGGTGTGGTGTG GTTTGGTGTTGCCTTCTCCTATTACGGCATGAGCATGAACCTGACGGGCTTTGGTCTCAGCATCTACCTGTCCCAGTTTGTCTTTGGGGCCATTGAGATCCCAGCCAAGATGGTCATGTACGTGCTGGTGAACCGGGTGGGCCGGCGGCAGAGCCAGGCGTGGACACTCATCCTTACGGGGCTCTGCATTGGGGCAAACATCCTCATCCCCACAG tcttCACCTCTCTGCGTTCAGTAGTGGCCATCATGGGCAAGG TCTCAGAAGCTGCCTTCACCACCGTCTTCTTGTACACCTCGGAGCTCTAACCCTACCGTT TAAG GCAGAATGGGATGGGGTACACCTCCTTCATGGCCCGCCTGGGGGGGGCCCTGGCCCCGCTGATGTTCCTGCTGGACGAGGTGTGGCGGTCTCTGCCCGAGGTGACATACTGCGGGGTCGCG GTGTGCAGCGGGGCCGTGGCGTTCCTGCTGCCCGAGACGCTCCACATGCGCCTGCCCGAGGCCATCGAGGACATCGAGAAGCCACA gGTAAAAGTGCCACCAGAAGTCAGCGGTCCCGAGGGCGTGCCACTGCAGGCGCTCCCGAAGTGA